In Parabacteroides timonensis, the genomic stretch TCGTCCCTTTTTATTCTCGCAACATTAAATATATCATTACCACATGTACCCTGAAACAGGAAGGTCAAATCAAAATTTTTGTATTTAAACCGGTTTGTAATACCAAAGATCATCTTAGGCAAAGTGTTTCCTATGACTTTCCAATCATTATCATAATCAATTTTACCATCATTATTCACATCTGTATACTTTGGATCACCAGGCAATTGACCATATCTTGCAGCCTCGTTCACTTCGTCGGCTTTCCAGGTCCCTTCATAACCAAATCCCATGATTTGTCCGAACGGTTGTCCTTTTGTAAGAAACATGAATGGAATATTCGTACCATGTCCGCTACCTCCGGCAGAATAGGATATAAAGTCCTCACCTCCTAAGTCCAATACTTTTGTTTTTGAGAAGGTAGTATTTATTCCCGGACTCCATTCCAATTCTCCAAAATTGAAATTTCCATTCACTGAGAGTTCCCAGCCTTTATTTCCCATCTTTCCTACATTATCTATTATACTATTCAAACCGGTTGATCGGGGTATTTCTCTCATCATCAATAAATTCGAAGTGACCTTATCATAATACTCGCCGGTAAACTGAAGCATACCGTTCCATAATGATAGATTTAATCCAAGATTATACTGGCGAGTACTTTCCCACTTTAAGTTCGGATTTGACGCAGAAATTACGGCGTATCCTAAATTAGAAGCATCCCCTCCGTACCAAGGGTATTTTCCACTACTTCCTATCTGGGAAATTGTTTGGAAATTGCTAATTGCCTGGTTTCCGGTATTTCCCCAGCTCGCCCGGATCATTAAATCATCAATCCAAGTAAAATCTTTCATAAAGTGTTCCCGGGAAAGTCTCCATCCGATAGAAGCCGCAGGAAAATATCCCCATTTATTATTCTCTCCAAAAACAGAAGAACCGTCTGCACGAATACTCATGGAAAGCAAATACTTATTATCGTATCCATAATTGATTCTTCCAACTCCGGATAAGATTTTCCGATGCCCCTGTCCTGAACTCGTCTTCTGTATTTTGGCTGCATTCAGATCATAGATACCGGTTTCCTGCATAGCAAAATTGCTGTTATTAATATAACTCCAGGTTTCATCATTCACCTTTATTTCACCTACCGCAGTAAAATTAAGATTATGCAAACCGATATCTCTCGTATAATTCAATACATTGGAGTTCTGCAAATCCTTAGAATATGTATTTCTAACCCGACCTATACCATTCGACTGGTTCCCCATAAATGTTTTCATATTATAAAACTGGTCGGTTTCACTTTGTGTGATCCTTGCTCCCCCATTAACTTGAAAAGAGAAATATTTGAGGAATTTAAAATCCAACACTACATTAATGTTGTTGTGAACTATTCTCCTGTCGTTTTGGGTCTCTTTCGCACTAGCGACAGGATTCCAAACAGCTGGGTCCCCAATCCGATTGTTAGCCTTCGAATAATTCCCATTTGCATCATAAACGGGGATTGTAGGAGAAAAGACCACAGCACCAAGTACAGGATTACCCGGCCAGTCTATTCCTCCTCCAAAATCAGCACCCGATCTATTTTGTATCGCCCCATCCCAGTTAAGAGAAACGTTCAACCAATCGGTTATAGTTGCACCAATATTTGACCGCAGGGAATAGCGTTCGTAGCCAGAATTGATCATAATACCGTCCTGATTGAGGAATGAACCTGAAACAAAATAGTTGACTTTTTTGGTTTTTCCACTAACAGAAAGTTGATGGCTTTGTATAAGTGCCGGCCGATAGACTTCATCCATCCAGTTTGTACCTCCACTTTCTTCAAGATCTTTAATTTGTGCGTCTGTGAAAAGAGGCTCGGGAACTCTGTCCAGATCATTGGCGATCTCTATCGCATTTAGTTCTCTCGCATAGTCTGCCGCATTCATTAATTCTACACCGCCCATAAGGATTTTCGAAAATCCGACTTCCGATGAGTAATTTATAGAAGGTTTTTCTGAAGTACCCTTTTTAGTCGTTATAAGAATGACTCCATTTGCTCCCTGCGCACCATAAATGGCAGTTGCAGCCGCATCCTTTAACACTTCTATCGATGCAATATCATTAGGGTTTATCGACCTTAATTCGCCACCTTGAAATCCATCAATGACTATCAGGGCATTGTTTCCACCTTGAATTGAATTCATACCTCTGATTCGTATAGTTGTCTCTGCTCCTGGTGAACCGTCTGTATTTAAGACCATAACACCCGCTGCCTGTCCCTGCAACATCTGGTCAACCCGCTGAGTAGCCACGGGTTTAACAGCAGTCAAAGGAATACTACTGATAGCACCTGTTATTACACTCTTTTTCATGGCACCATAACCCACTACCACTACTTCATCCAATGCCTGGAGGTCTTCCTGAAACAAAATGGTAAAAAAGCTTTTGCCGTCTACTGCTATTTCTTGTGGGATATAGCCAAGATAAGAAACCTGTAACATCGCATTTTCCGAAACAGTAAGAGAAAAGTTACCGTCTATGTCCGTTATGATGCCATTAGTAGTTCCTTTTTCCACTACATTCGCTCCGATAACAGGATCACCTTTACTATCTTTTACAATTCCTTTTATTTGTTTCCCCTTTTGCTGGGCAAGCAAACTTTTCTTCATTAAGAGAATATTCTTCCCTTCCATCGCATAAACAATTTCCGAGTTTTCGAATAATCTGTTTAAAACTTCCGCTACAGATACATCAGTTGCTGTAAAAGAGATCCGATGACTCAGATCCACTTTGCTATTATTATATACAAACAGATAATCAGTCTGTTCTTCTATTTGTTTAATTATATCTTTTGTTTGCAACTGATTCGCATCGATACTGACACGCGCGGTCTGGGAGTTCACATTAACAGAAAAAACCATCGAAACACATAATACTAAAAAGATTAAGATTAACTTCATAACTCGATAGATGTGTTTAAATTCACTTAATAACAGGGCATAGTTTTCTCCTGTACATTTTTTTTTCATAACTTTGTATTATCTAAAATGTTAGTACTTGATTATAAAGCTTACGTCATTTTGCTGACATTTTTTCCACCGGATTATGTTACAGCATAATCCGGTTTCTTTCGTTCACCATCCTTATTTCTCCATAGGCAATCTATTTTATAGTTATTTGATTCAATTCATTGTCCTTCGTATAAGTGAACTTATGCTCCAGTTGTAATACTTTTAGCACTTGCTCAACTCCATCTTTTACACGAAATTTTCCGGAATAACGTTCATGTAGAAAAGGTCGGTTACCCACTTCTATTCGAATATCGTAATATAACTGCAGTTTTTCCATTATTTCTTTTATAGGCTGATTATTAAAACATAAAAGACCTTCCTTCCATCTGAAATAATCCATATCCTTTATCCGGGAAGCAACATACCGACCCTCCTTATACCAAATTTGTTCTCCAGGCTGCATCAGATAGGTACGGGAAAAGTCGGTAGGCTGTAATTCTACATGTCCTTTTAACAGAGCTATTTTAAGCTCCGGAGTTTCTGAATAAGCCGAGACATTAAACTCAGTACCTAATACTTTTATATCCATCTCTTTTGTTTTTACGACAAAAGGAGATGATTCATTATGTTTGACATCAAAATAGGCTTCTCCATCAAGCCTGACTTCACGTTTATCTTTTTGAAAGCTAACAGGGTAAATTAATTTGGAATGAGCATTCAGCCAAACTCTTGAACTATCAGGGAGAATCAGTTCAGCCCGCTGACCTGCGGGAATATATAATGTCTGATACTGAAGAGATTCTTCTGTCTGCATAATAGTATCAAATAAAAACTTACCTCCAATTAGCATTAATGCTACAGCCGCCACTTTTACTAATTCGATAGTAATCCGGGAAAAAGCCATTCCTTTTTTCTTAACCTGGTTTTGTCCAAATTTAGGTTGGTTTAATACTGAGATATCATGTAGTTTATGTAAAGCCATAAACTCCTTTACATGCCTTTCATCGCTATCCAGCCAATCTACAACAGCCTCTACCTCTTCTATTGTAACATTACCTTCGACATATTTTTGTAATAGTTTTTTATCCATTCGTCTCTTTTTCCGTTTCTTGTATATAGAGACAACACACAGATAAAAATCCCTAAGACGAATTCTATTTTTCTTTAATTTTTTATGAAGACGAACAGGAAATAAAATACTGGGAGATATTCTTTCAAAGCTATGCGCAGTACTTTTAGAGATTTAGTTATATGGTACTCAACACTCTTAGAACTTATAGATAATTCTTTAGCAATCTCTTTCACCGAGCGATATTCATAACGGCTCATTTCAAAAACCCGACGAGTTTGTTCCGGAAGTGCCTCCAGCGTATCTTGTATAATCCGGGTTATTTCAGAAGAAAAAATTTCTTCTGGGTCACAGGCCTGTAAAGTGGTTATACGATAATTCAGGTCACGTACCATTTTAGAAGAAATAGATTCCATAGCTGATTGCCGGACATCCTGATGTTTCAAATAATTCAAAGCACCATTCTTCAAAATAATCAATAATAAGGATAAAGGATGTTCTATCGTTTCTTTTTTGGCAGTTTCCCATAGGCTAATTAATGCTTCAGACACGATATCTTCAGCCACCATATCATCCCTGACATAGGACTTTACAAACAAAAAAGACCGTTTGTAATAGCTGGTATATATTTCGCTGAAACTAATACTACTCATCTTAATCTCCTAAGGGGGGCTTCTTCCATATCTGTACCTGATGCAAAAGTAATCTTTATTCCATAACCTGCAATTTTTACCGGAAATTATTGCATATGTTCTTTCTTATTGCATATCACAACTGTGTTCCTTGCATATCACAGTTGGATTCCGTTTGTTTCACAGATGAGTTTCTTTTGTTTCACAGTTGTGATATGAAAAGAAGATCGGTTGTTACTAACAGAGCATTTCGGGTAAACAGCAACATCTGCCGGGTAATCCGCTATATCCCAAAGGTAATGGAGGCTATAAAGCATTATACCGTGACGGCGACACGCCGAACTGCTTCGTGAAGTGTTTACGGAAAGTCGTTATATCATTATAGCCCACCATTTCGGCAACCTCCTGGACAGAGTATTTCTTCTGCATAATCAGTGAAGCAGCTTTACTGATACGTATGCTGCGGATCACTTCGATGATAGACAAGTTACTTTGTTGCTTCATCTTCCGGTATAAAGTCGGTTGGCTAAGGTTCAACAGGCTAGCCAGACTCTTCGCACTAAAATCCGGATTAGTCAGGTTGGCTTCGACAATACCGATCACCTGTTGCATGAAAGGATCGGCAGCCTCTTCATCGTCCGGCCTCTCTTCCGTATGTTTCAACATCAATGTCTTTGTATAAATACGCTTCAGTTGTTCACGCAGATGGATCAGGTTCTCCACCTTCGCTTTGAGGATTTCGGGGTTGAAAGGTTTCATGATATAATCGTCCACACCAATCCGGGTACTCTTCAATAAATCTTCTTCTTCCGCCTTTGCCGTAAGCATGATGACCGGGATATGGGCTGTCACCAACTGCTGCCTGATCTCCTGTATGCAAGCAAAGCCGTCTTTTACAGGCATCATAATATCTGAAATGATCAGGTCTGGGATCTCTTCGGTGGCAATTTTTACTCCTTCTTCTCCATCATGGGCTTCCAATACCTGGTAATCTTTACAGAACAAAGAATAAATATAACTTCTGATCTCATCGTTATCTTCTATGATCAACAACTTCTTTCCTGAAGTAACCTTCGTATCTTCTTCTTCTTTCTGCGTTCTATAGAAAGTCTCTTCTTCCTTTGTTTCCCGGACATCTTCAATCCACTCATATTCATCCTCTCTGAAATGTTCCTTACCCAGTGGCAGGTAAAGCGTAAATCTCGAACCTTTCCCCGGAGAGCTATCTAACAATACCTGCCCATGATGAAGATCCATCGTATTTTTTACAATACGTAAACCGATACCCATCCGGGTAGAAAATGAGGGATCATTTTTACCCGTAATAAACGAATCGAAGATACGTTCCTGCAAATCTTCCGCTATACCGGGACCATTATCCGAGACGGAAAGCAAGCAGAACATTTTCCCGTCGACCTCTTTCTCTTCGAGCGAAACCCTTATTATTCCGTTGTTTGGAGTATATTTAAATGCATTCGACAGTAAATTTTTTAATGCCGACTCTATCTTCCCGGCATCTATCCAAAGCTCTAAAGAAGAGATACCAGAGTCCAGGACATACTTAGTACTTTTTATCTCCGCCATCTGCTGGAAAGAGGCCATCACCTTCCTCACAAGCGCTACAATCTCTACTTTCGACAAATGAAGCTGAACCATGCCGGCCTCTATCTTTTGGACATACAACAATTGGTTCACCAGGGTAGATAATGAAGTGGCATTATTATACACCAGAGAGAGCTTATTCTGTAAAGCCTGAGACAAACGTTCAGTCTGCAACAACTCCTGCAAAGGAGAAAGAATCAACGTTAACGGTGTACGTAATTCGTGCGATACGTTCGTAAAGAAATTTTCCCGCTCACGGCTGATTTGTTTCTCTTTCTCACGTTCCAGATTGGAAACAAAGAGCTCATGTTTCAGGCGCTCTTCCTGGGTGAGCCGGACCTGCTCCTTCTTGATACGACGCATCAGATAATATACAATACATACTGCAAAAGCCAATACAAGTAAACGAAACCAGACTGTTTCATACCAATAAGGCAGAATAGTTATTGCTAACGAAGTAGTATCACCATTCGAACCATCAGGGAAAATGCTTCTTACTTCGAAAAGATATTCTCCTGCGGGTAGGTTGGCATACGAAATTCGTTCGCCATCACCGGCTATCAGCCATTCAGACTGCCCGGGAGTAAGTCGGTAACTGTATTTCTGAAGTTCTTCCGAATAGGTCAGGTTGCTAAACATCAGGGAGAAATTATTATTGGAAGCATTCAGTGTCAATTCGTTCGTATAAGGGATCCCTTCTTGCAAGATAACCTGATCATTGATTTTCTGACCGATCAAAACAGTTTTATTATCGACATCCAACTGGGTGATAACAACTTTATTCTGTTCAGGTTGATCGTTCATAACCTCTTCCGGCAGGAAATAGGTTATATTCTTGTTATTTCCCCAAAACAGGAAATCCTTATAATGTAATACAGAACGGTTATTTCCTGAGATATAATAATTATAAAACAATTTCTGATGTTTACTGTACCGACAGATACTTGAATTGGAACCAATCCATAAATGACCTTGTGAATCTTCACTGATACAACCGATAAAATTATTGCTTAATCCGTTATGTGTCGTATAAAAACTCCCTATCGAGTCAGTTCCGATCTCCATGACACCGAAGCCATCCGCATAACCTATATACAAATTTCCATCCGCTGAGGCAAAAAGAGAACGGGCATCTTTCGCCGGAATATTAGCCTCTTGTTCAAAACCGGAACGTAGCATTTCATTTTGAAAAATAAACTTTTTCAAACCATCAGTCGTACCTAACCATAAACATTCACCGGGAACTTCAGCAATAACCCGGATTGTACCCGGAGATACAGGATAATGGAAAAAATGTTTGGTCACAGGATTAAAAAGAAGCAAACCATTTGTTGTTCCCAACCATAACCGATCCTGCCCATCACATAAGATATACCAGACACTGCCTATCCAGTCCGGTTTTCCGGGAATACGGATAGGATAAACCGTAAAGGAGTCATTATCCGAATTATACCAGATCAGTTCGGAGTGATTATTTCCAAACCACAGATCACCGTTCCGATCGGTTGCTACACACAACACGGTATTTCCTGTTCCGACAGAGACAGATTCAAAAGAAAGTCTGCCCTGGGGATCGAATGCTTCCGTGCTTTTCAATATTCCTTTATGGAAAGAAGCCAGCCAGATATGATCTTTTTTATCTGTTGCCATCCCGCATATTTCGTTGTGTGTTTCCTGATGGAAACGTTGATAGAACTGTTTTCGCAGGTCGGAAGCATACACGCCTCCTCCTTGTGTCCCGATCCACATGATCCCTTCCGGATCATAATACGCAGAGATCATACGGGTTTCCAGATTGCGATGTAATTGTGAAGCCGTATTGTTATATATTTCGGT encodes the following:
- a CDS encoding TonB-dependent receptor; this translates as MKLILIFLVLCVSMVFSVNVNSQTARVSIDANQLQTKDIIKQIEEQTDYLFVYNNSKVDLSHRISFTATDVSVAEVLNRLFENSEIVYAMEGKNILLMKKSLLAQQKGKQIKGIVKDSKGDPVIGANVVEKGTTNGIITDIDGNFSLTVSENAMLQVSYLGYIPQEIAVDGKSFFTILFQEDLQALDEVVVVGYGAMKKSVITGAISSIPLTAVKPVATQRVDQMLQGQAAGVMVLNTDGSPGAETTIRIRGMNSIQGGNNALIVIDGFQGGELRSINPNDIASIEVLKDAAATAIYGAQGANGVILITTKKGTSEKPSINYSSEVGFSKILMGGVELMNAADYARELNAIEIANDLDRVPEPLFTDAQIKDLEESGGTNWMDEVYRPALIQSHQLSVSGKTKKVNYFVSGSFLNQDGIMINSGYERYSLRSNIGATITDWLNVSLNWDGAIQNRSGADFGGGIDWPGNPVLGAVVFSPTIPVYDANGNYSKANNRIGDPAVWNPVASAKETQNDRRIVHNNINVVLDFKFLKYFSFQVNGGARITQSETDQFYNMKTFMGNQSNGIGRVRNTYSKDLQNSNVLNYTRDIGLHNLNFTAVGEIKVNDETWSYINNSNFAMQETGIYDLNAAKIQKTSSGQGHRKILSGVGRINYGYDNKYLLSMSIRADGSSVFGENNKWGYFPAASIGWRLSREHFMKDFTWIDDLMIRASWGNTGNQAISNFQTISQIGSSGKYPWYGGDASNLGYAVISASNPNLKWESTRQYNLGLNLSLWNGMLQFTGEYYDKVTSNLLMMREIPRSTGLNSIIDNVGKMGNKGWELSVNGNFNFGELEWSPGINTTFSKTKVLDLGGEDFISYSAGGSGHGTNIPFMFLTKGQPFGQIMGFGYEGTWKADEVNEAARYGQLPGDPKYTDVNNDGKIDYDNDWKVIGNTLPKMIFGITNRFKYKNFDLTFLFQGTCGNDIFNVARIKRDEGVGYGTAKFDRWTPEHQNTDVPALYAASYREAYRNNWDAAHPDNHFVSTITFPTSGGNVNERWIENGSYIRLKNLTLGYTFDKISVFEHIRVYLTATNLFTITKYKGFDPEVSSFTGSDAQLGTDFNSYPSSRVISLGVNINL
- a CDS encoding FecR family protein, yielding MDKKLLQKYVEGNVTIEEVEAVVDWLDSDERHVKEFMALHKLHDISVLNQPKFGQNQVKKKGMAFSRITIELVKVAAVALMLIGGKFLFDTIMQTEESLQYQTLYIPAGQRAELILPDSSRVWLNAHSKLIYPVSFQKDKREVRLDGEAYFDVKHNESSPFVVKTKEMDIKVLGTEFNVSAYSETPELKIALLKGHVELQPTDFSRTYLMQPGEQIWYKEGRYVASRIKDMDYFRWKEGLLCFNNQPIKEIMEKLQLYYDIRIEVGNRPFLHERYSGKFRVKDGVEQVLKVLQLEHKFTYTKDNELNQITIK
- a CDS encoding RNA polymerase sigma-70 factor, whose protein sequence is MSSISFSEIYTSYYKRSFLFVKSYVRDDMVAEDIVSEALISLWETAKKETIEHPLSLLLIILKNGALNYLKHQDVRQSAMESISSKMVRDLNYRITTLQACDPEEIFSSEITRIIQDTLEALPEQTRRVFEMSRYEYRSVKEIAKELSISSKSVEYHITKSLKVLRIALKEYLPVFYFLFVFIKN
- a CDS encoding two-component regulator propeller domain-containing protein, with the translated sequence MRRSLFIILFILCYLSGYSFFEKDIRVLTMQNGLADNTVSCIHKDRDGFMWFGTDNGLSRYDGKNIRNFGLDERYMKVNHIRESADNLLWLIANGQIYCFDRRMERYIPVNLTEKCTGVQDILLQKDNSLWAISNETLYLISIDYRKNPDENMTGVNLRVEKEFANLAGGNINYTAICQSPEGMIYIATDWGNIVTFDPVSYQVIDKGDLPKVNKVHVHRLLYADGYVWLSTWANGAIRYNPESGAYDQYTYKPEDKDKILSHWDVYQMVPMGNGRLLAATWNGYTIFIPEKEDSTKYTTEIYNNTASQLHRNLETRMISAYYDPEGIMWIGTQGGGVYASDLRKQFYQRFHQETHNEICGMATDKKDHIWLASFHKGILKSTEAFDPQGRLSFESVSVGTGNTVLCVATDRNGDLWFGNNHSELIWYNSDNDSFTVYPIRIPGKPDWIGSVWYILCDGQDRLWLGTTNGLLLFNPVTKHFFHYPVSPGTIRVIAEVPGECLWLGTTDGLKKFIFQNEMLRSGFEQEANIPAKDARSLFASADGNLYIGYADGFGVMEIGTDSIGSFYTTHNGLSNNFIGCISEDSQGHLWIGSNSSICRYSKHQKLFYNYYISGNNRSVLHYKDFLFWGNNKNITYFLPEEVMNDQPEQNKVVITQLDVDNKTVLIGQKINDQVILQEGIPYTNELTLNASNNNFSLMFSNLTYSEELQKYSYRLTPGQSEWLIAGDGERISYANLPAGEYLFEVRSIFPDGSNGDTTSLAITILPYWYETVWFRLLVLAFAVCIVYYLMRRIKKEQVRLTQEERLKHELFVSNLEREKEKQISRERENFFTNVSHELRTPLTLILSPLQELLQTERLSQALQNKLSLVYNNATSLSTLVNQLLYVQKIEAGMVQLHLSKVEIVALVRKVMASFQQMAEIKSTKYVLDSGISSLELWIDAGKIESALKNLLSNAFKYTPNNGIIRVSLEEKEVDGKMFCLLSVSDNGPGIAEDLQERIFDSFITGKNDPSFSTRMGIGLRIVKNTMDLHHGQVLLDSSPGKGSRFTLYLPLGKEHFREDEYEWIEDVRETKEEETFYRTQKEEEDTKVTSGKKLLIIEDNDEIRSYIYSLFCKDYQVLEAHDGEEGVKIATEEIPDLIISDIMMPVKDGFACIQEIRQQLVTAHIPVIMLTAKAEEEDLLKSTRIGVDDYIMKPFNPEILKAKVENLIHLREQLKRIYTKTLMLKHTEERPDDEEAADPFMQQVIGIVEANLTNPDFSAKSLASLLNLSQPTLYRKMKQQSNLSIIEVIRSIRISKAASLIMQKKYSVQEVAEMVGYNDITTFRKHFTKQFGVSPSRYNAL